One Paenibacillus sp. SYP-B4298 genomic window, TCTATGCAGAGATTCGCTTTGCCCCGCAGCTTCACACCATGCAAGGGCTGACGCTTGTTGAGACCATCCGCTGTGTACTCCGCGGCCTGACGCAGGCACAGGCCGACCATGACATCCAGGCGCAAGCGATCATTATATGCATGCGCCATCATAGCGAGGCGCTTAATCTGGCTGTTGTCGAAGCCGCCGCCCTGCTTGCCGGGCAAGGCGTCGCAGCCGTTGATCTGGCAGGCGATGAGGCTTCCTATCCGCCGCGGCTGTTCCGCCGGGTATTCGCCCGCGCTCGCGAGCTGGGCCTTCCGGCGACAATCCATGCTGGTGAGGCCGCCGGTACGGATAGCATCCGCGAGGCACTCGATGGGCTGGGTGCTGTCCGTATCGGCCATGGCATCCGGTTGAAGGAATCCCCAGAGCTAGTCGCCGAGGTGCAGTCACGCCGTGTGCCGCTTGAGATGTGTCCGACGAGCAATATTCAGACGAAGGCTGTGCCAGGCTGGGAGGCTTATCCCATCCGCGAGTATGTCGACAGAGGACTTCTGGTGACGGTCAATACCGACAATCCCACGGTATCCCACACGACCCTCACTTCGGAATATGCCGAGCTGAATCGCCGCTTCGGATTCTCCTGGGACGAACTGAAGCAGATTGCGCTGAACGGCGCCGCAGCCGCATGGCTGCCTGAGGCGGATAAGCAGGCGCTGAGAATAGCCATGCTGGAGAGATTCCGCAGGCTGGAACAGGAAATGAATCCATAGGCACATACGGGTTGAAATGCAGCAGGCTCCTTCGCGATACGCGAAGGAGCCTGCTGTTGCTATATCGATATGCAGCCCCGGTAGCTGCCCCCAGTATATAGCGCAGCATCTGCCCAGACAGTCACCTTCATGCTGCCTTGGTGCTTCCTGCTAGGAATCCTTGTTATGGACATACTCATTTGGGATATCCCCGTTGTTTTGGGGGTTATTATTTTTATATTGGCTTTTGCGACCGTTGCGGAATTCCCCGCCATGCACCTCGGATGTACGCTGACCGTTGTTGTCGCTGTTCTCATTGCGGTTACGGTTGTAGTTCACATTGCGGCTCATCATGCAGCCCTCCCTTCTGATGCTGTAGTGTCTAACGGGAGAGCAGGAATTATACCTCGCACGCCATGCCCCGGCAACTTATATGAGGCGTCTGGGAGCTTCCTGGCAACCATGCGACAGCATCTGTGCCCGGATGCATCTCAGCCCTGTGCGGTTGCAGGGTAATGAGAATGCCGGGCCGTATTGCACAATTTTGCTGCGCGCACGTATAACAAAGCCCGATGTTTACCCATCCTAATAGGAAGAGAGGAGGTGAAACCATGGCACAAGATGTATTGTGTGAAGTAAACTCCTGTAAATATTGGAGCAACGGCAACAAATGCAGCGCGTCCTCCATCTATGTCGTAAGCCGCGGGCAGCATGCCCGCAACTCGGAGGAAACCGACTGCAAAACCTTCGAACCCAAGCTGTAGTCTATCACGCAACCCCATATCAGATTCCACGAAGACAGCGGCCTCGGCAGGGCCGCTGTCTTCATGCTGCCGCTGCTGGTTACAGTATTTCCAATAATGATAATTATTATCACTTTTTATCTTTCGCTTGATCCTCCAGGTGAGTTCAATCCACTCCGTAGGGCTTTTCCTGATATTCAAATCCCGGACTTTGCTCCTGATCGTGGTAGGCCGAATGGAAGATATGTGTGGTAGCTGGCGATAGCGGCGGAATCAGCCATGACCAGCGTCCCGTGACCTCCCGTCCACTCTCTGCCTCCCGCTCCTCGAAGCGCTGAAACTGCGTGGCGGCAGTGTGGTGATCGACGATCGTTACACCATGCTTCTTGTAGGAATCCAGCACCGCGGCATTCAGCTCCACCAGCGCGCGATCCTTCCAGAGGGTCGAGGCATGTG contains:
- the add gene encoding adenosine deaminase; the encoded protein is MIHPIPIDKLRLMPKTELHLHLDGCVRPATLIELAQSQHYALPVQDAAQLLPYMQVGEHCGSLKEYLEKFDFVLPLLQTAEALERVAYEAVAHCAEQGCLYAEIRFAPQLHTMQGLTLVETIRCVLRGLTQAQADHDIQAQAIIICMRHHSEALNLAVVEAAALLAGQGVAAVDLAGDEASYPPRLFRRVFARARELGLPATIHAGEAAGTDSIREALDGLGAVRIGHGIRLKESPELVAEVQSRRVPLEMCPTSNIQTKAVPGWEAYPIREYVDRGLLVTVNTDNPTVSHTTLTSEYAELNRRFGFSWDELKQIALNGAAAAWLPEADKQALRIAMLERFRRLEQEMNP
- a CDS encoding DUF1540 domain-containing protein, whose translation is MAQDVLCEVNSCKYWSNGNKCSASSIYVVSRGQHARNSEETDCKTFEPKL